The genomic segment CACCATCAGTGCCCAACACCCATGATTCACTGTGATATAAAACCACAAAACATTCTTCTTGATGAAGATCTCACAGCTCATCTGGGTGATTTTGGTTTGGCGAGACTCGTTCCTGGATTCAGTAATGCACCGGAACCGCATCTGTTTAGCTCACTTGGAGTTATGGGAACCATTGGCTATGCAGCTCCAGGTAAAGTTGCTAGGTAAACAAAAATTGTGAATTTACCATATGGTCTCTTCTAACAGTtagtaaattatttatatatttgaatttgctTGTCGCAGAATATGGCATGGGCAGTAAGGTCTCCATATTAGGTGATATGTACAGTTTTGGGATTCTGATATTGGAGATATTCACTGGAAGAAGACCCACAGACCCTTTGTTCCAACCAAGCTCTAGTCTCCATAACTTTGTGGAAACAGCACTGCCGGAGAACGTTATGGAGATTCTAGATAAAACAGCTTTTCATGGTGGGATGATGAGTAAAGCAACCTATGGAGAAGAATACTGGGCCAGTGTCAAGAAAGAACAGATGGAATGCTTGGTTGGCATACTTGAGATTGGAGTTGCATGTTCAGCTGAATCCCCAAGAGACAGATTGACCATGAGACAAGTTTACAGTAAGTTGACAGCAATTAGAGAAAAAATTCTAAGAGCAGAAGATGCATGAAGAGGAGATTTGAGGCCACAGGCTACAAGTGAAAGCATTGGATTATTTGATTTAAAAGTTTAGCTAGTCTTACATCCTGTCTTGTTGAGAGTTGCTTTAGGAATGCacgtttttctttgtttttttctctccAGTTTTTTTATGtacaatcctagttaaattaggagtcctatctttggtagaaaacttatttgttattttaattttggtagaaaTAGGTTGCTTCTTTGTCCTAATTTTAGTTGTAATAGCAATTATTTAAGTTGCTAAGTTGATCATCAATAATAGATGGCTTTTACAAGAACTAATTAACGGTTGTGCATATTCTCTTCTTTCAAACTCTATCTCTATATTAGCGGCCAACTGTTAAATTGAATTCCTGTTATTTCCCTTTAACGGTTttaaaccaacaattggtatcagagctttttATCTCAAGGGACCTGTGAGTGTGTGCATCAATCTGATCCAGTGGATACCATGAACGGAGAAGCATATTTTTCCTCAATGGCACCGGCAACTTTCGATGGTGAAAGTTATCAAATCTGGGCAGTTAGAATGCGTATATATCTGCAAGCCTTGGATCTTTGGGAAGCTGTTGAAGATGAATACGAGATAGCTCCCTTGCCGGACAATCCCACAGTGGCGCAGATTAAAACTCACAAGGAGAGGAAAACTAGGAAATCAAAGGCACTAGCATGCTTATTTACTGCAGCTTCATCTAAtattttcactcatatcatgTCTCTGCAATAAAGGAAATGAGTTTAAAGCTTTGGTGTTTGAGTTCATGCAGAATGGGAGCTTGGAACAGTGGCTGCATCCAAAAAGGGATACCCAAACGAGCAGCTTGACAACTCTTCAGAGAATAAATATCGTACTGGATGTGGCTTCTGCACTACATTATCTTCATTATCAGTGTCAAACGCCTATGATTCACTGCGATATAAAGCCACAGAACGTTCTTGTTGATGAAGATCTCACAGCTCATCTTGGTGATTTTGGTTTGGTGAGACACGTTCCTGGATTTAATACTGAAGCCGGCCTGAATCGCTTCAGCTCACTTGGAGTAAAGGGAACCATTGGCTATGCAGCTCCAGGTAAATTCTCAACACTACTCAGGAAGTAACTGCAGAAAGACACGAACATGAAACTACAATTCATATTAAATACTTCTCATCTTAGCTGTTTGTTTATGTACAGCTTTGGAATTCTAATATTGGAGATATTCACCGGGAAAAGACCGACAGACACTACGTTTCAAGAAAGCTTTAGTCTCCATCACTTTGTGAAGAGAGCGTTACCAAAAGGGGTTATGGAGCTTCCAGACAGAAGAGCTTTAGATTGTGAGATGACAGGAAAAGCAACCAATGAAAAAGAATGTTGGGCTAACCTGAATAAACAACAGGTGGAATGTTTGATTTCCGTATTTGAAATTGGAGTTGCATGTTCTGCGGAATCCCCAAGAGATAGATTGACAATGAGACAAGTTTACAGTAAGTTGACACTGATCAGAGAAGAGTTTTCTGAGAGCTAAAAGTGGATGATGTATTAgaggaaattgaataaaaaacaaAGCTTAAAATTTCCTTTTCATGGGTTTCATTATCGCCTTAGGGATTTGATCTTTTGCAACTGTAGTATATTTGGAGTGTTGAGTGCCAATAAATGAGAGACTTCATCATTCCTTCTGTGCTGAAACTCTTCTTAGATTTTTTGCTTAATGAGGATCCATAACAATCCTACAGAGCTGAGCAGATAACCTGAGGAATTACCTTATTCtcgacaaaaaaaaaaattacaaaaattgcAACATCATTTT from the Capsicum annuum cultivar UCD-10X-F1 unplaced genomic scaffold, UCD10Xv1.1 ctg17947, whole genome shotgun sequence genome contains:
- the LOC124890459 gene encoding putative receptor-like protein kinase At3g47110, with protein sequence MIHCDIKPQNILLDEDLTAHLGDFGLARLVPGFSNAPEPHLFSSLGVMGTIGYAAPEYGMGSKVSILGDMYSFGILILEIFTGRRPTDPLFQPSSSLHNFVETALPENVMEILDKTAFHGGMMSKATYGEEYWASVKKEQMECLVGILEIGVACSAESPRDRLTMRQVYSKLTAIREKILRAEDA